The Candidatus Micrarchaeia archaeon DNA window AACCTGCCCGAAATGCGGGGGGAGGATGCAGATTTCAGAAGACGAGCCGCTGATAGAGGAGCTCACGGACCTGGCCAAGGAAAAAGGGATAAAGGTCGAGATAATATCGCAGAACACCGCAGAAGGGGCGCAGTTCCTGCAGGGCTTCATGGGGATAGGGGCGTTCCTAAGGTACAGATGAGTTGGCCTGCACTGTTGTTTCCTGCACGCCGCACGGGCTTTCGTACTTCTTCATTCCGACAATTATTTTGTCCGCGTAGTATTTAGTCGAGTTGCCGTGCATTATCTGGAACGTCATTCCGGACCTGGAGAGCGCTTCGCAGTACGAGGCGCTCGCGTTCAACTCGGTGCTCACGCAGGAATCCCCCTCGAGCACGAAGAAGGAGACGTTCTTGGGCGCGAGCGGCACGCTTCCGGCTATGTCCACCGCGCACTGCATTATCGCGTTCCTCGAGAGCGCCGAGGCGTTCCTCAAATCCGCAACCACGAAGACCTTCTTAGAGGCAGAGAGGCGTTCTATGAATTCGCTATAATTAATCTCCTTCTCGGGCTCGGCCGGCTTGAACAGGAACAGGTAAACGAACACGATGCAGAGCAGGCCCAGCACCGCGACTCCGGCCAGCTTCAAACTGTCTTGCATGCGAACCCCTCACTGCGCGTAGAGCCTTATGGCCTCTGCCGGCGCGCATATCCTGTAGTATTCGTTGCTGCCTGAGAAAGACGCCTGGTCCAGGAGCAGGCCGGAATATGCGGAAGATGTCACCAGGGACGAGTTGAAAAACACCAGCGGAGTGGTAATTTTGTCCGCGCAGTTCGGGAACTGGGTCAGGCCGGTGGCGCTGGTCCCGGGCGGGAAATAGGCGGTGCAGTTTCCTTCGCGCACCACGTAGATTTTCGAGGATATGTTGGACTTGGCCAGCTCTCTCGATACTGCGGCCGAGCAGTTTTCCATCGCCCCGAGCTCGGTTTCGTCTACGGTGTCGCCCTGCACGAGTATGGTCACGTTCCCGGCCAGCTTCACC harbors:
- a CDS encoding peptide chain release factor 1 (Directs the termination of nascent peptide synthesis in response to the termination codons UAA, UAG and UGA), encoding TCPKCGGRMQISEDEPLIEELTDLAKEKGIKVEIISQNTAEGAQFLQGFMGIGAFLRYR